The Mercurialis annua linkage group LG8, ddMerAnnu1.2, whole genome shotgun sequence genome window below encodes:
- the LOC126660974 gene encoding endoglucanase 25-like, whose product MYGRDPWGGPLEINTADSATDDDRSRNLNELDRAALSRPLDETQQSWLLGPAEQKKKKKYVDLGCIIVSRKIFIWTVGTLLVSGLLAGLITLIVKTVPRHHHSKPPPDNYTLALHKALNFFNAQKSGKLPKHNNVSWRGNSCTNDGKSATGTIFKDLAGGYYDAGDAIKFHFPKSFALTMLSWSVIEYSGKYEAAGELNHVKDIIKWGTDYLLKTFNHTADTINTIAAQVGSGDTSGGSTNPNDHYCWMRPEDIDYPRPVTECHSCSDLAAEMAAALASASIVFKDNKAYSQKLVHGAKTLFKFSRDQRGRYSAGSAEASIFYNSTSYWDEFIWGGAWLYYATGNDTYLQLATTTGLAKHAGAFWGGPFYGVLSWDNKLAGAQVLLSRLRLFLSPGYPYEEILRTFHNQTSIIMCSYLPIFTSFNRTKGGLIQLNHGAPQPLQYVVNAAFLATLYSDYLEAADTPGWYCGPDFYSTNVLREFAKTQIDYILGKNPRKMSYLVGFGNHYPKHVHHRGASIPKNKIKYNCKGGWKWRDSGKPNPNTIVGAMVAGPDKHDGFHDVRTNYNYTEPTLAGNAGLVAALVALSGERGAGIDKNTIFSAVPPMFPTPPPPPAPWKP is encoded by the exons ATGTACGGCAGAGATCCATGGGGCGGCCCACTGGAGATCAACACGGCGGACTCCGCCACAGACGACGACCGGAGCAGAAACTTAAACGAACTCGACAGAGCTGCTCTGTCCAGACCATTAGATGAAACTCAGCAAAGCTGGCTGTTAGGACCAGCTGagcagaagaaaaagaagaaatatgTGGATCTTGGGTGCATCATTGTCAGCCGTAAGATCTTTATTTGGACGGTTGGGACTCTCCTAGTCTCCGGTTTATTAGCCGGGTTGATCACCCTCATCGTTAAAACGGTTCCCCGTCACCACCACTCTAAACCGCCGCCGGATAATTATACACTCGCCCTCCATAAAGCTCTCAACTTCTTCAATGCCCAGAAAT CTGGGAAACTTCCGAAGCATAATAATGTGTCGTGGCGAGGGAATTCTTGTACTAATGATGGTAAATCTGCGACCGGGACGATTTTTAAGGATCTGGCCGGGGGATATTATGATGCTGGTGATGCTATTAAGTTTCATTTTCCCAAGTCTTTTGCTTTGACTATGTTGAGTTGGAGTGTGATTGAATATAGCGGTAAATATGAAGCTGCTGGTGAGCTTAATCATGTTAAGGATATTATTAAATGGGGTACTGATTATCTTCTTAAGACGTTTAATCATACTGCCGATACCATCAACACCATTGCTGCTCAG GTCGGTTCTGGGGATACGTCAGGAGGGAGTACGAATCCAAATGATCATTATTGCTGGATGCGTCCGGAGGATATTGATTATCCGAGACCTGTGACCGAATGTCATAGTTGCTCAGATCTTGCTGCTGAAATGGCTGCGGCCCTTGCTTCTGCTTCCATTGTTTTTAAGGATAATAAGGCTTACTCGCAGAAACTTGTCCATGGTGCTAAAACGCTATTTAAATTTTCTAGGGACCAGCGAGGTCGATATAGTGCTGGTAGTGCTGAGGCTTCGATTTTCTATAATTCTACGAGTTATTGGGATGAGTTTATTTGGGGTGGAGCTTGGCTATATTATGCTACTGGAAATGATACTTATCTTCAGCTCGCTACCACTACTGGTTTAGCCAAGCATGCTGGTGCCTTTTGGGGCGGCCCTTTTTATGGTGTTCTTAGCTGGGATAACAAGCTTGCCGGTGCTCAG GTGCTTCTTAGTCGTTTGAGGTTGTTCTTGAGTCCGGGGTATCCATATGAAGAAATATTAAGGACTTTTCACAATCAGACCAGTATCATCATGTGCTCTTACCTACCGATTTTCACAAGCTTTAATCGAACCAAAG GAGGATTGATTCAGTTAAACCATGGAGCTCCTCAGCCACTTCAGTATGTTGTCAATGCGGCTTTTCTAGCCACACTGTATAGTGATTATCTCGAAGCTGCTGATACTCCTGGATGGTATTGCGGGCCAGATTTCTACTCAACTAATGTCTTGCGTGAATTTGCCAAGACCCAG ATTGATTACATTTTAGGGAAAAATCCTCGGAAAATGAGCTATCTCGTGGGCTTTGGTAATCATTATCCAAAACACGTCCACCACAGAGGTGCATCAATCCCGAAGAACAAGATCAAGTATAACTGTAAAGGAGGATGGAAGTGGAGGGACAGCGGAAAGCCAAACCCGAACACAATTGTTGGAGCCATGGTCGCTGGCCCTGATAAGCACGATGGTTTCCATGATGTCCGTACCAACTACAATTACACGGAGCCTACTCTTGCTGGCAATGCAGGTTTAGTTGCAGCACTTGTGGCTTTGTCTGGTGAAAGAGGCGCTGGGATCGACAAGAACACGATATTCTCAGCAGTTCCTCCGATGTTTCCCACTCCACCACCACCTCCAGCACCATGGAAACCATGA
- the LOC126660976 gene encoding uncharacterized protein LOC126660976: MADPITAAVVGSVVAGVFTLTAAAVAGSVATAGLGYQIWKDRHSKSTRKRECRKNLEKNYKLLDMNLQKLAGLAIDMEKAVVMKAGSKDTSSFKIWKTRAEEIRVEAKGLFAEYEGVSKCRKKKIKYFFSLKMEEKCAEITKLVEEAQFMILHF, translated from the coding sequence ATGGCTGATCCAATTACTGCTGCTGTTGTCGGTTCTGTAGTAGCCGGTGTTTTTACTTTAACCGCCGCAGCAGTTGCCGGATCAGTCGCAACGGCAGGCTTGGGATACCAAATTTGGAAAGATAGACACAGCAAAAGTACGAGGAAAAGAGAGTGCAGAAAGAATCTGGAGAAAAACTACAAGCTGCTCGACATGAACTTACAAAAACTCGCAGGACTGGCCATTGATATGGAGAAGGCAGTCGTTATGAAAGCGGGGAGTAAGGATACGAGCAGTTTCAAGATTTGGAAAACCCGCGCGGAGGAGATTCGGGTGGAAGCGAAAGGTTTGTTTGCCGAATATGAAGGCGTTAGCAAATGCAGGAAGaagaaaatcaaatattttttcagCCTAAAGATGGAGGAAAAGTGTGCGGAAATCACCAAACTTGTGGAGGAGGCTCAATTTATGATTTTGCATTTCTAA